The genomic stretch CTCGCCGAATTAACACAACGAAATCAGCTTCAAGAGCGACAAAGTTGCCGGCGAAAACAAAGAAGTCTCCAGGTGGATCGACAAGTATCTCGGCGTCGGCGAGTGGGTGATGGATCAGTCTGTCGCCATTGCCGGCTCCAGCGGCTTCTTTGAGCGCAAGCGATGATTTTCTCTCATGAACCAATCACATCATCTCTGTTCTTTGAGGTGCCAAAAAATGTCGAATATATCCAACTGGTAGCATCGCAGCAATGGGTAGTTCCGAGCTATCCATCTCAAATCCAGGAGTGATGCTGTGAGAGCTCCCAGggtagctttttttttttttttttaagaaaacagaaaaataGTGCAAGTGCGTTTGGAGACCTTGCTGGATCTTTTG from Trichoderma atroviride chromosome 3, complete sequence encodes the following:
- a CDS encoding uncharacterized protein (EggNog:ENOG41~TransMembrane:1 (o18-35i)) encodes the protein MVLLDLLTLGLWSKVGRLTHYAFDAVLLSAFLAGVKRSTGLTFKSDKVAGENKEVSRWIDKYLGVGEWVMDQSVAIAGSSGFFERKR